GCCAGTGGACTGTATCAGCCAGTATTGGAAGCGATCGCGCATTACCAAATATTAGCTCCCACTGGTGAAATGGCAGTAGAACACAGCCCCAACAACTGGACAGTTGAACCCGTTCCCACCCTGGAAATCTGTCGCCAAAAGGTTTATGGCAACACAGCCCTCACCTTCTTCAGAGTTATGAGTGCTGAGTGCTGAGGCGAGGAATAAAGCACTCAGCACTCAACACTTTTTCTACAAGCCTAGGTCATTACCGCGCTTGTACTGCATATAAGCAGCGAAAAACAGCCCAGCGAGGGTGACAAGGATTAAGCCCATCACAATTCCTGAAAGCAGAGGTTCGATCACGTCAGTTCTCCTTTGTTAAAGTTTTTTGTCTGTTTCTCATCCTACAAGGTACAGACAAATAAAGGGTAAGGCTGGCACCAGAGAATTTCACAGCATCTCATCCCTTGCGGCGTAAAGCTACGCAAAATTACGCTTGCCTGGATTAAGAGAAAAATTTAAGCTATGTATATAAATTGAAACGTTTCTCGATACACTAGCACACATATCGATATACTCGGTCATTACACACTAATCACCCTCTCCCCCTGATAAAAAACTCTGTTTGTACATCTTCGCCTTAAGAAACCATTGGATAACCAGTACACTCTACGAGAAACCTTGATGCAGCGCTTAAGCTTGACAGCTTTGGCGTTTGTGCTGGTACTCCTGTTATCAGTTGTCAGCTTTCACCTGTGGCGCGTCTCCGATCCTTATGTAAAGACTGTTTTATCCTTAAACGGCGATGTAGTGCAGGGACACGCCATCTTTCAAATGAACTGCGCTGGCTGTCATGGATTGGAAGCGCAAGGTCGGGTGGGCCCCAGTCTGGAAGACATCTCAAAGCGGAAGTCTCGCGTCAGAATAATTCACCAAGTCATCAGTGGCGATACCCCACCCATGCCGCAGTTCCAGCCTAGCACCAAAGAAATGGCAGATTTACTGCGCTATTTGGAACAACTGTGATTGGGGGCTGGGGGCTGGGGACTAGGGACTAGGAACTAGGTAGGACTTTTTGCCAATCCCCAATCCCCAATCCTCAATTCCTAAC
This sequence is a window from Funiculus sociatus GB2-C1. Protein-coding genes within it:
- the petG gene encoding cytochrome b6-f complex subunit V, whose product is MIEPLLSGIVMGLILVTLAGLFFAAYMQYKRGNDLGL
- a CDS encoding c-type cytochrome, producing the protein MDNQYTLRETLMQRLSLTALAFVLVLLLSVVSFHLWRVSDPYVKTVLSLNGDVVQGHAIFQMNCAGCHGLEAQGRVGPSLEDISKRKSRVRIIHQVISGDTPPMPQFQPSTKEMADLLRYLEQL